TTAATTTGAAATCCATTCGTAAATTGACCCTTAATCCGTATTCCTGCGATACAATTTCTCTATAATATATAGATAAATAAAGGATAACGATTAATTGAATACCCCCCACACCGAACATCAGTCACTTCAAACTGAAAGCTTCCAAAAGGAATTCACCTCGTATGCCGGGCTGGCCTTGGTTGGGCAATGCCTGGAGTTCCTCAATATTGAAGTGGTTGTCGATGGACGGATACCGGTTTCTCAGGGCATTAAAACGTCCGACGTGGTGAAATCGGTGACAGACCCGCTCAGCATCGGCCAGAGTGACTTCGAGGCGTTTGACACACCGACGACCCGGTGGAAATCATGGCTTGGCACCTGAAAACCCGCGAAGGCAAGGCCCGCTATGCCAAGCGCAAATGTACGGTGGAATCCGTATTCGGGATCATCAAGCAGGTACTTGGCTTTCGCCAGTTCTCGCTACGCGGGCTGGACGCGGTGACCAGGGAATGGAAGCTGGTGGCTATGGCATTTAATCTGAAACGAATGTATGCGCTGGCCGGAGCATAGCTCCGCCGAACCCAACGATAGGGCTGCATATCGAACAACCAAGCGGGATCGCTTCTGCATCAATCCTCAAGATCGGCTGAGCAACTGAATCGATAGCTTGAGGGCTTAGATAATTTGGCTGACGCTGGGTTTTCGGTTTGAAAAAAACTTAAGCCCGACAGGCTCCTAGCGCCCTGCAATCCGCCCGTATGCACAGCAACAATACGCTGCCCAGGCTTGAAATAGCCTTTTTGCAGCAAATCAAATACGGCAAAAAGCAGCTTCCCGGTATACACCGACTCTAAGGTTATACGGTGTGACGCGTAAAATTGTCGCATAAATTGCCTTAATTCGGGGGGGGATTTGGCAAACCCGCCAAAATGATAGTCTAGGACGATTTGCCAATTAGTATAGATCTGATTTTGAGGCAATAACTGTTTAACTTCATCGTTTAGAAAAGCCGCCCCCTTCAAGGCTGCAACACCTGTAACTCGGCAATGAGCGGGGACTGCAGAAATCAACCCGGCCAGAGTGGTGCCGGTACCGCACGCTACTAACAGATGGTCGAAATCAATCGCCATCTCGGCGGCAATTTCAGCCACGCCTTTTAATGCCAAGGAATTCGCGCCACCTTCCGGCACCCAATACTGACTTGCGGACAAGCCCGGCAAATCATTGTTTTTATAGGCGCGCAGCTCTCGATAAGCGCTGCGAGGCACAAAGTGTAAGGTCATACCCCATTTTTTTAAGTCCTGCAAAGTCGGATTGAAAATTTCAGGCGGTTCGCCGCGTACATAACCTATGGTTTTCAACCCCAAGTATTTTCCGGCAAAAGCCAACGCGTGCAGATGATTGGAATAGGCTCCACCCATGCTTACCAAGGTGTCAGCGCCGTTAACAAGTGCCTCGTTCAGCAGGTATTTCAACTTGCGCCATTTGTTACCGGAGATGACCGGGTGTAACAAATCGTCCCGTTTAATCCATAACTGTATCTGCCTACTGGATAAAGCAGGATCGATAATGGGCGATAAAGTCGACAGACCAAAACTACTTTCCAACGCACGTAAGCGGGGGTGTAAAGTAGTCACGCCTACGCTTGTTTGATTGCCCAAGCAATGTCGGCCGCCTGCCGGTTGGCTTTGATATCGTGCACCCTGAACAACGTTACACCCGCCATGACACCCAATGCCGTCGTTACCGCGGTCGCAGTCACCAACTCATCCGGCTCGGAAACGTGACAAATACTACCCATAAAGCGCTTGCGGCTGGTACCCAACAATACCGGAAATCCCAAATCAACGAACTGATTTAGACTCGCTAACAAAGCGATATTGTCCTGTTTACGTTTACCGAAACCAATACCAGGATCGACGGCAATCCGCTCGGCTTTGATACCGGCAGCCAGCGCAGCTTCAATGCGTTGCTGTAAATGGGCTTTGACTTCAAACACCACATCGCAATATTTCGGGTTATCCTGCATGGTTTTAGGTGAACCTTGCTTATGCATCAGGATAATCGGGCAAGCGTGGGCGGCTGCGATTACCAACATGTATTCATCGTCCAGACCTGCGGAAATATCGTTTATTACAACCGCACCAGCCTGCAAACCAGCCACCGCCACCTTGCTCAGCGTAGTATCGATACTGATAGCCAGGGCGGGAAAGTTGGCGTGTATGGCTTTGATGACCGGTACCACTCGCCGAATTTGTTCCTCCGCCGATACCGGTTCCGAACCGGGACGCGTCGACTCCCCGCCCACATCGACTATATCCACCCCCTCCTGCAGCATCAAATCAACCTGCTGCAGCGCTGCATCAAGCGTGTTATAGCGGCCGCCGTCGGAAAAACTGTCCGGGGTTACATTGAGTATGCCCATGAGTTTAGGCGGTGTATTTAAGTTGAACATTGAAAACGGTAACCGAGCGTGATGTGCGTTAGAAAATAAGCCGACAATGCCGATGAGCTTCAAAAATCAGCTAAGCTTAGGCTGATAATTTTATCTCAGGCAGGACTACGATGGCAGAAAATGAACGCATTCTGATTGGTCACTTGGTGGAAGTACGCGGCAACGGTATGGAAGCTCGTATCATCGAAGAGCACTCGACGGCTGCGCCGATTATCAAAGTAGGTGACGAAGAAATTTTAGCCGGTAACTTAGGTTCCTATGTCATGATTCGGCAATCCGACATTGGTGTGTTAGCGTTGGTCTTTAAGATGTGGGAACGCGACCGCTTCGACAGTTTGGGTAACCGGTCATCCGACCGCTTCATTTCCTTGATACCGGTTGGCGAACTCAGCGATAACAACACCTTTGTACGCGGCGTGCGCCATTACCCTACCCCTGGCGCAAACGTTTATGCTGTCGGCCTCAACGAAATCAATGCCATTTTTGTAAAATTTCGCGAGTATCAGTTTTTCATCGGCCAGCTGGCTTCGCATAAGGACTACCATTTAAGCTTGGACCCGCGTGCTTTGTTCGGCCGCCACTTTGCCATTCTCGGCCAATCCGGCTCCGGTAAATCCTGGACCGTAACCAGTTTAATTCAGCATACTATCCAGGCCATGCCGAAAACGCATTTAGTGATGCTGGATTTACACGGCGAATATTGCTGGAAAAATGATAATGGCCAAATCGAATCCGCATTTCCACGCGAAATGGTGAATTATGTCGATGCCTTGGAACTGGAAATGCCGTATTGGATGATGTCTTATGCCGAGTTAGTGGATCTGTTCATCGACAAGGATGACCGTGGCGCCTCCATGCAAATGGCTTTCATGCGCGAGGTGTTGCAACAATTAAAACGTAAGGAAGCCAAGGAAATCGGTTTGGGTGCGGTATCCATCGATACGCCGATTTATTTTTCGCTGGCGGAAATGTATATGCAATTCAAAGCCGCCAACGAAGAGCGCAAGGATTTCGGCAAGACTCACGGCGCCTTGTTCGGCCAGTTCGATCAGTTTCTGGTGAGAATGCAAAGTCGTTTCAACGACGTCCGTTACGACTTTTTGCTAAAACCCAAAAAACGCACCAGTTCGGCCAGCATGGCGGATTTATTGAGGCAATTCATCGGTTTGGGCAAGCAGAAATCCAATATTACCGTGGTTGATTTAAGCTCGGTACCCACCGACGTCAGGCCAGCCGTGTCGGCGCAGGTAGGCCGGTTAGCCTACGAATTTAACTATTGGAATCCAAAGCGGCGCGAATTCCCCATTACACTGATCTGCGAGGAAGCGCACGCCTATATTCCACGCGAAAAAGGCGGTCAGTTCGAGGGCACCAAAAAAATGATGGAACGGATTGCCAAGGAAGGCCGTAAATACGGTGTATCCATTGGTGTCGTGAGTCAAAGGCCGACCGAGTTATCGGAAACCATGTTGGCGCAATGCAGTACATTCATCTGCCTTAGAACCACCAACCCGGACGACCAGGAGTATATCCGTGGCTTGGTTCCCGAAGCCGAAGGCGACTTAACCGACATTCTGACATCTTTAGGGCGTGGTGAGGCATTGGTATTAGGCGAAGCGGCACCACTACCCACTCGGGTGCAAATCTATCGTCCCAATCCGGAACCAAAAAGTAACGATGTGGATTATTTTACCGGCTGGCGGGAAGGCCCGGATGACCTGGATGTGGAAGGCATCGTCAACAACTGGCGCACGCAAACCCGCCAGTAACCGGGACGATACCCTCATCAAATCCGCATGGGACAATGAGTTGAACCCTGCAGTGGTAACTGTTCTAAATTTTTATTTTGCTATCTAAAACGATAGTTTGTTCGGACTGCTGTTCCGCTTCTAATTTTTTACGCTTGTCGCATTTTTCCTCGCAAACGCAATTACCCGTGCCTCCGCACGAACCTTTGATGGCATTTCGGCCGAAGATAACCCCTACGGCCATGATAGCAATCACTACCAACATAAATAAAAAAGTCGCTATAAAGTAACCCATACTCATCTTCCTATTTTTCAATCGCTCTGAAAATAAAAAACGAGGAGAAATCGTTAGATCGCTCCTCGTTCCTTGTCAGCGAAAAGTGAATTTAGCCGCCGAAATCGTCCAACATGATATTTTCAGGATCGACACCATTAGCTAAAAGCATGTTAATCACCGATGAGTTCATGATTGGAGGTCCGCACATGTAGTACTCACAGTCTTCCGGATTCGGGTGGTTTTTCAGAAACTCTTCGAACAAGACGTTGTGAATAAAACCGGTATAACCTTTCCAGTTGTCTTCCGGCAACGCATCCGACAATGCCACGTGCCATTCGAAATTATCATTTTCCTTGGCCAGCATATCGAAATCTTCTACATAGAACATTTCTCGTTTGCTACGTGCGCCATACCAGAAGGTCATTTTACGCTTGGACTTCAGTCTGCGTAATTGATCAAAGATGTGCGAACGCATCGGCGCCATACCGGCACCGCCGCCGATAAAGACCATTTCCGCGTCGGTGTCTTTAGCAAAGAATTCCCCGTATGGGCCTGAGACAAAGACTTTATCGCCAGGTTTCAAATTAAAAATAAAAGATGACATAACGCCTGGCGGAATGCCGTCCGGCGCGCCCGGAGGCGGCGTGGCGATACGCACGTTCAGCATGATTTCTTTCTCTTCAGGATAGGAAGCCATGGAATAAGCACGCAAAGCAGGTTCTTTTACCTCGGAGACATAACGCCACAGATTGAATTTATCCCAATCGGGACGATATTCTTCCGCAACGTCCATATCCGCATATTTCGACACGTGCGGTGGGCATTCGATTTGAATATAACCGCCGGCACGATAGTCAATGGATTCGCCTTCAGGCAATTCCAATACCAGTTCTTTAATGAACGTGGCTACGTTATCGTTGGATTTAACGGTACATTCCCATTTTTTAACCCCGAATACGCTGTCTTCAACCTCAATATCCATGTCGTGTTTGACCGATACTTGGCAAGCCAGACGTTCGCCTTCCGCAGCCTCGCGTTTGGTGATGTGCGACATTTCGGTGGGCAGAATATCTCCGCCACCGCTATGTACTTTGACTTTGCACTGACCGCAAGTACCGCCGCCGCCACAGGCAGAGGATACGAACAATTGATTGTCGGCGAGAGCTGTTAAAAGTTTGGAGCCTACCGGAACATGGATTTTCTTCTCATCATTGATCAGAATTTCCACATCCCCAGAGGCTACCAGCTTGCTTTTCGCGCCGATGATCAAAAACACCAGCGCAATCACGATAACCGTGAAGAAAATAACACCTAATGCAATTTCCAGCATTACGATACCCTTATAATTGAATTCCAGAGAAAGCCATGAAGCCTAGAGACATCAAGCCGGCTGTGATGAAAGTGATACCCAAACCTTGTAATGCCGCGGGAATATCACTGTATTTAAGTTTCTCGCGCACACCTGCCAATACTGTGATTGCCAGTGCCCAACCGAAACCGCTACCAATACCGTAGACTACGCTTTCGCTAAAGTTGTAGTCGCGCTCTATCATGAACAAGCTACCGGCCAAAATGGCGCAGTTCACGGTAATCAAGGGTAAAAAGATACCCAGAGCGTGATACAAAGCTGGAAAATACTTATCCAGCGTCATTTCCAGAATCTGCACCAGAGCGGCAATCATACCGATACAACTCAACAGACTCAAAAAGCTCAAATCGACACCGGTGATGCCCAACCAAGCCAGAGCATCTTCTTTCAGCAGTGTTTGGTAAATGAAGTTATTGGCCGGCACAGTCAAAGTCTGTACCACCATAACTGCAATACCCAAGCCCATGGCCGTGGAAATTTTCTTGGAAACCGCCAAAAAGGTACACATCCCCAAAAAGAACGACAGCGCCAGGTTTTCAATGAAAACCGCTTTAATAAATAAGCTGATATAAGCTTCCATTAGTGGTGCCCTCCTTCACCATGCGCAATCGACATGATTTTGAACTCGTTATGCTCAACTTGTTTGGGTTTCCAGGTACGAAACGCCCAAATAATCAAGCCGATGATAAAAAACGCACTTGGAGGTAACAGCATCATGCCGTTAGGCACGTACCATCCGCCATCCTGGACCAAAGGCAGTACCTCAAATCCCAATAACTTACCGGAACCCAAGGTTTCTCTGAATAAGGCGACCAAGACCAAAATCAAGCTATAGCCCAAACCATTACCGACACCATCGATAAAGCTTTGCAACGGTGGGTTTTTCATCGCATAGGCTTCGGCGCGCCCCATGACGATACAGTTGGTAATAATCAAACCAACGAAAACCGACAGTTTTTTGCTGATTTCAAAAGCAAAGGCTTTCAGCACCTGATCGACCACGATTACCAATGAGGCGATGATGATCATTTGCACGATAATCCGGATACTGCCAGGCGTGTGCTTGCGCACCGCGCTGATGGCCGCACTGGAGCAGGCAGTAACGGAGGTCAATGCCAGCGCCATGATTAGCGATGTAGACATTTGCGAAGTTACCGCCAGCGCAGAACACACCCCGAGCACCTGCAAGGTAATCGGGTTGTTGTCGACCAACGGTTCGAATAATACTTTTTTAGTTTCTTTATCCATGATCAAGCCCCTTAACCGTTATTTCTAATCTTGTTCAGATAAGCAGCGAAACCTTCATCCCCCATCCAATATTGGATCAGGTTGCTGACACCCCGACTGGTCAAGGTTGCACCGGCCAAGCCGTCAACTTTGTAGACTGAATCAGCACGACTGGTATCGACAGTGCCCTTAACCAAGGTTAACGCCACTTCGCCGCTCTCGTTATAAACCTTTTTACCTTTCCACAACGCGCGCCAATTAGGGTTTACTACCTCACCACCCAAGCCCGGCGTTTCGCCTTGGTCATAAAGATTGATGCTTTGAACGGTTTGCCCATCGGCTTCCAAAGCCAAAAATCCGTACATAGTGGACCACAAGCCATAACCGTTAACAGGTAAAATAATGGATTGCAACTGATCGCCGTTTTTAACCAAAAAGACTTTGGCGACCTTGGCTTTTACGCGGATGCTGGCAATATCCTTTTCTACCGGAATCACTTCGTTTTGCGCAGGATCCTTGGCGGCTTTGCGCTGATCGTATTCATCGACGTTGCCGTCAACATATTCGCCAGTCGCCAAGTCTACCAATTTGGCTTCGATGCGCTCTTTGAACGCTTGGTCAATATCCGTTCCGTCATCCAACAACCCGGCAACATCAAGAATATTTTTCTTCATGTCCAAGGCTTTGTTGTAGTTTTGTAACGGTCTTAGAGCTACTGTGGCAAGCGATACTAATACTGCGCAAACCAGACACAATGCCAAGGCAACTGCTACGGTTTTTTCCAGACTGTCGTTGTTTAACGCCAGAACCTTGTCGCGATAAACTTTAAACTGTTCGTAATATTTGCAGAGCTGCTCGTTATACTTGCAGGTTTTTTTCTCGGCATTAAGCATGGCGTTTGATCCTTCTTCTAATATTTGCTTGGACAACAAAGTAATCTATCAATGGTGCAAACATGTTGGAGAAAAGGATGGCCAGCATCATGCCCTCGGGGAATGCAGGATTGACAACCCGGATCAGCACAACCATAAAACCGATCATTACACCGTATATCCAGCGGCCTGTATCGGTCACGGCGGCGGACACCGGATCGGTCGCCATATAAACCATGCCGAAGGCGAAACCGCCCATCACCAAATGCCAATACCAGGGGGTAGCAAACATATGATTGGTGCTGCTGCCCACCACATTTAACAATGTAGACATGGCGATCATGCCGATCATAACTCCACCCATGATGCGATATGACGCTACACGGGTATACAGCAAAAATGCCGCGCCCAACAGACAGGCCAGAGTAGATGTTTCACCCATGGAACCGGGGATGAACCCCAAAAACGCCTGAAACCAACCGAACGTGGCTTGTATGTTCTCCACGCCACCCGCAGCACCTAATGACAATGCGGTAGCGCCGCTGAAGCCATCGGCCGCAACCCATACCGCATCGCCGGAAATCGATGCCGGATACGCAAAGAATAGAAAGGCACGACCGGTCAGTGCCGGATTCAAAAAGTTCTTGCCGGTACCACCGAACACTTCCTTGCCCAATACGATACCGAACGAGATACCCAGGGCGACTTGCCACAACGGCATGTCAGGCGGCAGGATCAGCGTGTACAGCATCGAAGACACCAAAAAGCCTTCGTTAACCTCGTGTTTACGCACAGTGGCAAACAACACTTCCCAAATACCGCCTACCGCCAGGGTGGTAAAGTAAATCGGGAAGAAATACAGCATGCCGTGAACCAGGCATGACAGTGGGTTGTAAGGATTGTAGCCAAACAATACCATCGGGATACGGCGCCAGTTATCGATGGACTCTTTACCCATGGCCTCCAAGGCCAGATTGGCTTGATAACCGGTGTTATACCAAGCCATCAAAACACAGAATGCCGTGGCGATAACCACAAAAGTCATGGTGCGCTTCAGGTCGTTGCCGTCGCGAACATGGGTTTTACCGCGCGTTACATCGGTCGGTGTATAGATGAAAGTATCCACCATCTCATAGAGACCGTAATACTTTTCAAGCTTACCGCCCTTTGTAAAATGCGGCTCTATGCTATCTAAAATATCTCTAGCCGACATTTATCCTTCCTTCTCAATTTTAGTTAAATTAGCTCTGAGCACAGGTGCGAAATCATGTTTACCGGGGTCGACAAACGTAAACAAGGACACATCCTCCTCGTTTAATTCAAGACATCCCAGCGCTTGCGCGGTATCGCTATCGCCAACCACTATTGCTTTCAGCAAAGGCGTTGCCAGGATATCGAGCGGCATGACCGATTCATAGACGCCAACCGGCACAATGGCGCGATTACTGCCGTTTTTATCGGTCGTTAGCGGAAACTGCCGACCTGTTTGGCGATCCTTGCTGGATACATAAACATTCATCGCCGAGTATTTATTTTTACCCGGAACAATCCAACCGAACAGTTCGCGTTCGCGGCCTTCTTTCAACGCAGAAACCTGCAAGGAGTTTGCGCCTAGAAAAGCAAATGGGCCCGTTGCTTCATGACCGTACAGCACGGAACCGGAAATCACCCGATTCTCAACATCCTGCAATTCGCCCGCAACCAAGTCGTCCAAACTGGCACCGACGCGGGTACGCACCAAACGAGGATTTTTAACGGTGGGGCCAGCCAGTGAAACGATTCGTTCCACATTCAATTTGCCGGTAGTAAACAGCGCACCGATGGCGATGACCGCTTGATAATCGATATGCCAGACAAATTTATTGACATTGACGGGATCGATAACATGAATGTGAGTACTGGGCAACCCCGCCGGATGCGGGCCGGAAAACTCGGCAACTTGAACCGTGGAGTGGCTAACCACGTCGGCACCGCTGGCTTTGCATAGGTAAGTCTTACCGGTGGTCAGCTTGGAAATCACGCTCAAACCATTCGCAAAGTCGCCGGCGCGATCTTTGATGATCACCGCAGGATTGGCGGCCAAGGGACGCGTATCAATTGCAGTAACAAAAATAGAGCTGGGCACGTTGTCGACCGTCGGCACTTTACCGTACGGACGAGTGACGAAAGACGTCCAAAGACCGGATGCCAACAGGTTTTCTTTGACTTGTTCCGCCGTTAGATTGGCTAAATCGGCTTCTTTGTAGCTAACAAACTTTTCCTGTTCATTGCCTTTTAATTCAATGACGACTGAAAGTAAGGCGCGCTTATCACCGCGATTAATGGCCTTGACGATGCCGGCACCGGGAGCGGTAAAGTTAACGCCCGGATTTTTCTTATCGGAAAACAAGACTTGGCCCAATTTGACCTTGTCGCCTTCCGCCACCATCATCTTCGGTTTCAAGCCCACAAAATCGTTACCCAACAGGGCCACCGATTTGATGCTATTACCATCTGTTATGTTTTGTTCGGGCCCGCCCGTTATGGGCAAATCCAAACCTTTCTTAATTGTAAATTGCATAATTGTTACGCCTGCTCTCCAGACAAATTGCAGCCAAAAGCCCTTTGAGAACCACAAAACCCAAAGGACAGTTCAAGACATAAAACCGCGACATTACATCACAAGTTACAGGCCGACTCAACGTCAAATAGCCCGCGCAGACCATAATTAGCCAAGACTAATACCCTGTATCAACTCAGATATCCACCACCTTATTAATGTCAAAAGCTTCCACGACTCTGCGCCCGATGTAACCGCGCGTATTACTCAAAATTCGCGCATCGGCAATGCGATAATCCCCCATGTTATGCACATGACCGTGAAACCACGCCGCAATTTCGTACTCATGAAACAACGCTTTTAAATCATTGCAATAAGCCATTTTCTTTAAGGCGTTGGGTGTTTCAATCCAGCTCCATTCGGTCGGTGCATGATGGGTAACAACCACTGTTCGACCCTTGAAAGGCTCCGCCAAGCGCTCTTCCAGCCACGCTTTTGCCTCCTCATGCAAAGCTGAAAAATGCCTCTGGTTAAACGATTCGTCCCTAAAGCGGATCTTACGAAAGTCGTTTAAGGTTTTCCCGATAGCCTCGGCCTTGTCTTCGCCATCGATCAAAAGGTCCGCCCATAACGTGCACCCCAGAAAACGTACGTCGTTGATAATATGTTGATCTTTTTCCAAAAACTGAATATTGGTACCCGCACATTCCTGCCGCAGCATACTCAAAACCGCATGGTATTCGCTGTTATAAAACTCGTGATTTCCAGCCACATAAATCACAGGCTTACCGATGGATTTTAACCACGACACACCTTGACTAAACACGCCGATATCGCCGGCCGCCACTACCACATCCGCATCCGTTGCCGGCAAACATTGTTCGCCGAATTCAAGATGTACATCAGAAAAATAATTTATCCGCACAATTTGCTCTTTCGTCTTCCAGCTTAGGGGGTATAATTCGTATTACCTAAGTAATTTACTTGGTATTTTCAGATAACTTTGATTTTTTGCAAACATTAATTCTATGTCGATTAGCCCCAGAAAACACACTCAACAAGTATCGGTCGGAAACATTAAAGTCGGCGGAGGCGCGCCGATTGTGGTGCAATCCATGACCAATACGGATACCGCTGATGTTGCAGGAAGCGTTCAACAGATTATGGAATTATCCACGGCCGGCTCTGAAATGGTTCGCATCACAGTCAATACCGAAGAGGCCGCCAAAGCTGTACCCGAAATAGTCAATCAACTGGCACAAAAAGGCTTTTCAGTGCCCATTATCGGCGACTTTCATTTCAACGGCCACAAGTTATTGGAAAAATACCCCGACTGTGCGCAAGCTCTGGCGAAATACCGCATCAATCCCGGCAACGTCGGCAAGGGCAAGGCCCGCGACCCGCAATTCCAACAAATGATCGAATTCGCCTGCAAATACGACAAACCGGTGCGTATCGGCGTCAACGGCGGTAGCTTGGATCAGGCTGTGTTAACCCGCCTGTTAGACGAAAACAGATTGTTGGCCGACCCAAAGGAATTGCCCGCCATTACCCGGGAAGCGATTGTATTGTCCGCACTGGAAAGCGCTGCTAAAGCTCAAGAACTCGGCTTGGGCAAAGACAAGATCATTCTGT
This sequence is a window from Methylomonas methanica MC09. Protein-coding genes within it:
- a CDS encoding Na(+)-translocating NADH-quinone reductase subunit A, which translates into the protein MQFTIKKGLDLPITGGPEQNITDGNSIKSVALLGNDFVGLKPKMMVAEGDKVKLGQVLFSDKKNPGVNFTAPGAGIVKAINRGDKRALLSVVIELKGNEQEKFVSYKEADLANLTAEQVKENLLASGLWTSFVTRPYGKVPTVDNVPSSIFVTAIDTRPLAANPAVIIKDRAGDFANGLSVISKLTTGKTYLCKASGADVVSHSTVQVAEFSGPHPAGLPSTHIHVIDPVNVNKFVWHIDYQAVIAIGALFTTGKLNVERIVSLAGPTVKNPRLVRTRVGASLDDLVAGELQDVENRVISGSVLYGHEATGPFAFLGANSLQVSALKEGRERELFGWIVPGKNKYSAMNVYVSSKDRQTGRQFPLTTDKNGSNRAIVPVGVYESVMPLDILATPLLKAIVVGDSDTAQALGCLELNEEDVSLFTFVDPGKHDFAPVLRANLTKIEKEG
- a CDS encoding metallophosphoesterase produces the protein MRINYFSDVHLEFGEQCLPATDADVVVAAGDIGVFSQGVSWLKSIGKPVIYVAGNHEFYNSEYHAVLSMLRQECAGTNIQFLEKDQHIINDVRFLGCTLWADLLIDGEDKAEAIGKTLNDFRKIRFRDESFNQRHFSALHEEAKAWLEERLAEPFKGRTVVVTHHAPTEWSWIETPNALKKMAYCNDLKALFHEYEIAAWFHGHVHNMGDYRIADARILSNTRGYIGRRVVEAFDINKVVDI